The DNA window TCACCGGCCAGGCCTTTCGCCTGCCGCCGCAGGCCGAACCGGTGTTGACCCTGCCGCCGGGCTACGTGTCGTTGCAGCCGGCCAAAGCCTGGCGATTCGACGCCGACACGCCGCGGGTCGAGGTCGGCGGCTGGTCGCAGGGCGCCGTGCTGCGGCTGGGCCGCGGCCGCGCTGCGTTCTTCGGCGAGGCTGCGATGTTCAGCGCGCAGCGGCAAGGCGCGCAAGGCAAGCCGATGGGCATGAACGCGCCGGGTGCGGAGCGCAATTACCAGCTCGCGCTCAACATCGCGCACTGGCTGTCGGGGCGGCTGGATGCGCCGCCTGCGGCCGGCGGCGCAGTTCCGTAGCGATTCATCGCCGCGCCGCTAGCCTCAGGCCGATGCCGGAGGCGGCGTCCTTGCTTACCATGGGCGCCGCACGCCGTTTTCTTTCTTTCGTACGTTTCGTACGCCCCGCCGGAGTCCGCCATGTCCCGTTCGCTGCCCCGCGCCCTCAGCCTGAGCCTCGCCCTGAGCCTGGGGCTCGCCGCCACCTCCGCCGTGGCCGGCGAGACCGAGGACCAGCGCGCCCGCGATGCGGTGCGTGTGCTCGCCGACATCCAGCAGATTCCCGAGTCCTCGATTCCCGACAAGCTGTTCGACGAGGCCCGCGCGATAGTGGTGGTGCCCGACACGCTGAAGATCGGCCTGGTGGTCGGCGGCCGCCGCGGCCATGGCCTGGTCTCGGTCAAGAACCCCGACGGCACCTGGTCCAACCCCAGCTTCGTCAAGCTCACCGGCGGCAGCGTCGGCTTCCAGGCCGGCGTGCAGTCCTCCGACATCGTATTGGTGTTCCGCGGCGCGCGCGGCCTGGATTCGATCGTCAACGGCAAGGTCACCCTGGGCGCCGACGCCAGCGTCGCCGCCGGCCCCGTCGGGCGCACCGCCGCCGCCGCCACCGACGGCCAGCTCAAGGCCGAGATCTGGTCGTGGTCGCGCGCGCGCGGCCTGTTCGCCGGCATCGCCCTCGACGGCGCCGCGCTGTCGATCGACGACGACGCCAACCAGGCGGTGTACGGCGAAGGCAGCACGCCGCGGATGATCTTCGAAGGCCGCGCGGCCGGGCAGCCCTCGACCGCGGTGGTGGACTTCCGCGACCGCCTGGAGGAGGCCAGCGCCACCGCGCGCGCCAATCGCAGCGCCGAGGATCAGCGGCCGGCGTTGGGCGCCACGGTCTACCCCGAATCCGGCGCGGCGCCGGTCGCGCCGCGCGCACCGGCGCGCGAGCGCCTGGCCCCGGCCCAGCCGGCGCAGCCCGCCGAGCCGGGCCAGCCGCAGCCGTTCGAAACCGTGCCGGCCAATCCGGCCAAGGTCGAACCGCTGCCCTGAACCGCGCCGCGGGCGTGACTGACGGCCTATTGCAACGAAAACCCCGCAATTGCGCGCTGCGCGCGGTCTGTGCTGTCGCCGAGGTTGCGGTATCCTCGGACTCCCGGGTCGTGCGCAGCGATCGCCCGGCCGCGGGGCGTTCGCCGGCCCGCCGGTTTCAGGGCCAGGCCGCCGCCGTTCCGGTTCATCTACAGGTTCCTACAGGACACCGCCATGGGCAGCATGAGTTGGATTCACTGGGTCGTCGTCCTGCTGATCGTCGTTCTCGTGTTCGGCACCAAACGCCTGGGCAACATCGGCAAAGACGTCGGCGAAGCCGTCAAGGGCTTCAAGAAGGGCATGCAGGACGACGACAAGCCGTCCGCGCAGCTCGGCGACGAAAGCCGCCGCAACGACAGCAACGCCGCCTCGCGCAACGACGAGCACACCCCGCGCTGACGCCGCGGCGCCGACGCTTCCGCCCCCGCCCGGCTTTACCGCATGTTCGACATAGGCTTCTCTGAAGTCTTCGTGATCGCGATCGTCGCTTTGATCGTGCTCGGACCCGAGCGCCTGCCCAAGGCAGCGCGCTTCGCCGGCCTGTGGGTGCGGCGCGCGCGCGCGCAGTGGTACTCGGTCAAGTCCGAGCTCGAGAACGAGCTCGCCGACGAAGAGCTCAAGCGCAGCCTGCGCCAGGCCCAGTCCGACCTGCGCGACGCCCAGGCCCAGCTGCGCGACAGCGGCCAGGCGATGCGCAACGAGGTCGACGAGCTCAACCGCCGCATCGCCGCGCCGGCCGGTGCCGGCGCGACGCAAGCGCCGGCGGCCGAAGTTCCGCCGGACGATGCCGCGCCCGCCAGCGCGCCGCCGGAGCCGGCGCGCGACGATGCGGCGAACGTCGCCGCCGGCGACACGCCGTTGCCGACCCACGACGCATCGTCGTCGTTCGATCACGGCCACGCCGGCGCGGCCTTGCCCGACTACCGCCCCCGCAGCCCGAGCACGACTTCCGACGATGAGCGACGCTGATCTTCCGCCGCACGGCGACGCCGGCGACGCGACGGCCGAGCCGCGTCTGCTCGACCATCTGATCGAACTGCGCGCGCGCCTGCTGCGCGGCGTGGTCGGCCTGATCGTGGTGTTCCTCGGCCTGTTGCCGTTCGCCAACAAGCTCTACCACTACCTGGCCACGCCGCTGCTGGCCAAGCTGCCCGCCGGCAGCCAGCTGATCGCGGTCGAGGTCGCTTCGCCGTTCTCGGCGCCGATCAAGCTGGCCTTCTTCGCCGCGCTGATGATCTCGATGCCATGGCTGCTGTACCAGGCCTGGGCCTTCGTCGCGCCCGGGCTGTACAAGCGCGAGAAGCGCCTGGCCCTGCCGCTGCTGGTGTCGGCGCTGTCGCTGTTCTACATCGGCTGCGCGTTCGCGTTCTTCCTGGTGCTGCCGTCGGTGTTCGGCTTCCTGGTCAAGGTCACCCCGAGCGGGGTGGCGATGATGACCGACATCAACGCCTACCTGGATTTCGTCCTGATCCTGTTCCTGGCCTTCGGCATCAGCTTCGAAGTGCCGGTGGCGCTGGTGATCCTGTCCCTGCTCGGCTGGGTGACCCCGGCCCAGCTCAAGGAAGGGCGCGGTTACGCGGTGGTCGGTATCTTCATCATCGCCGCGGTGATCACCCCGCCCGACGTGGTCTCGCAGCTGATGCTGGCGATTCCGATGTGCGTGCTCTACGAACTCGGGATCATCGCCTCCAGGTGGGTCGCCTCCGACCGCGACCGCAGCGAAGCCGGCGACGCGCCCGGTTCATGACCGCGCCGGCCGGATTCTGGCCGCGCTATGCGGCCTGGTCGCTGGATGCGGCCGTCGTCGCCGCGGCGACGACGGTGCTGGGCGCGCCGTTATGGAGCGGATATTGCGAGGCGATGCGCCGCGGCTGGGCCGCGATCGGCCGCCGCACGGCGCAGATCATGGCCGACTCGGCGTTGGCCGATCTGAATTTCGCCGGCTTTTTTCGCCGTCTGTTGGCCGATCCGGCGCTGCACGCCGCCCTCGGCGAGGTCGGCGTCGCCTTCGGCGCCCTGCTGCTGGGCTGGCTGCTGGCCTATGCCGCGCTCGGCGCGGTCTACGAGGTGGCCTGCGTCGCCGGCCCGTGGCGGGCCACGCCGGGCAAGCGCGCGCTGGGCCTGCGCGTGGCCGCCGCCGACGGCGGCCGGCTCGGCGCCGGCCGCGCGGCCTTGCGCTACCTCGGCGGTGCGTTGTCCTGGCTGACCCTCAACATCGGCCATCTGGTCGCGGTGGCCAAGCCCGAGCAGCGCGCCCTGCACGACCGCCTGGCCGGGGCGCGGGTCGACTGCATCGACGCGCGCGGCATGCCGGCCTGGGCCTGGGCCTGGATCGGCCTGCAGCTTTTGGCCGCGCTGGCGGCCACGGCGTGGCTGAGCCTGGCGTTGCAGGCGGCGCTGGAGGCCGCGCTGGATCCGGGCATGCTGTGATTCGGGATTCGGGATTGGCAAGAGCGGCGATGCCGCCGTTGTAGGAGCGGCGTGAGCCGCGACCGCGACTTCGCGATTACGACGCGACCGGCCGCAGCGCGTCGCGGCTCACGCCGCTCCTACAGAAGCGGCGCCACGGCAGCCTGTCGTCAGGCCTCGAACTGGCCCGGGCGTGGCGTCGATGCGGCCGCGGCGGCGGCATCGGCTTCGTGGCCGAACACATCGCGCCAGGCGAAATAGCAGGTACCGCACAGCACCACCAGCACGGTCGCGCCGTAGGCGATCAACAGCACCATCGCCAGCAGCGAGCCGACCGCGGGGTGCAGCAGCGAACCGATCTGGGTCGCGACCATCGCCACCAGGGCGACGATCAGGCCGGAGATCATCACCGCGGCCATGAACAGCATCGCCGCCAGCAGGTAGGCGCCCAGGTTCCACAGCGAGGCGCCCAGGCTGCGCTTGACCGCCTCCGACAGGCCCAGGCCGGAGAACATGATCAGCGGCACCGCGATCAGCAGAATCGCGTTGGTGAAGTAGTTCGACAGCAGCTGCACCAGCATCATCAGGCCCGGATGCTCGGGCTCCGGCGGCGTCGCCACCCGGCCGCTGAGCGCATCGCGCAGCATTTCCAGATACTGCGACCAGTAGTCCTGGCCGGCCAGCCACACCACCAGCGCGCCGCTGATCAGGGTCAGCGCGATCTGGATCAGGCCCACGCCGGCCAGCGCCGACAGCTTGTGCTGGCGCAGCGGCGCGAACAGGTCGCGGGCGCGGGTCGGGCGCCCGGCCTCGGCTTCGCGGATCACGTGCATCAGCCCGGCCAACAGCACCGGCAGGGCCAGCACCAGCAGCACGAACATCGGAATCAGCGCGGTCGCTATCCCGCTCATGTCCGGGTCGGCGCTGCCGGCCAGGCTGCGCGCCGGCGTCGCCAGCAGCACCGCGAGCAGGTACAGCACGGCCATGAACAGCACCGCGGCGCCGAAGATCGCACGCGGGTTGCGAGCGCCCAGGTTGACCGCGCGCAGCAGCCATTGCACGCCGTGGCTCAGCGGCACCTTGCGTATCGGTTGGGTCATCGGTTCGGTCCCGGGGCGGGGCCCCTCGGTTGGAGCGCGCCCCGGCCGGGGCGCGCGATAAGGCGGAGAACACGGCGGCTCAGCGTCCGTGCAGGGCGCGGGCGTGGCCGACGAAGCGGCGCAGCACGCGCCGCGCATGCGGGGTCGCGCTCACCGCGCCGGCGATCGACTTCGGGCAATGGCCCTCGGTGCGCAGCGCGTCCTGTCGCGCACGTACGTAGCCGCGCATGTGGGTGGCGCTGAACTCGGGGTGGAACTGCACCCCCCAGGCGCGCTCGCCCCAGCGGAACGCATGGCAGGCATCGTGCGCCGAGCGCGCCAGCACGGTCGCGCCCTCGGGCGCGCGCAGCACGGTCTGCAGGTGGGTGGCCTGGGCCGGAAACTGCGCCGGCAGGCCGCCGAACAGCGGGTCTTCGCCGGCGCTGGGGTGCAGCTCCAGCGCGATCGTGCCCATCTCGCGCCCGCCCGGGTGATCGCCGACCTCGCCGCCGAGCGCGTGCGCCAGCAATTGGTGGCCGTAGCAGATGCCGAACAGCGGCAGGCGCGCGTGCGCGGCCTCGCGCAGCCACTGCGCGCTGCGTTCGCTCCACTCGGCGCGGTCGGTGACCATCGCGCCGGAGCCGGTGACGATCGCCCCGGCGAACCCTTCGCGGCTGGGCAGCGGCTCGCCGTGCTCGACATTGACCACGACGGCCTCGTCGCGGCTCAGGCCGGCGGCGACGCGGATCCAGTGCGGAAAGCCGCGATGGCGGCGCATGGAGGCGACCGGCTGGCCGGTCTCGAGGATCAGGAAGGGCGGATTCACGATCGGGCGGCGAGTGGGGGAGGCGCTGCGAAAACCGGGCCGGACCGTCGATCTGCGAGCCCGTCCAAAGCCCGGTATTGACAGGCTCGCGGGCCCGCCCGGCGGGGCTCGCCGTATACTAACCCGCTTTGCTGCACTGCGATGAGACCATGGACGCCAGCGACGCACCGACCCCGGTTCAGGGCCAGGACCCGACCCCCCAAGGCCTGACGTTCCAGGCCATGATCCAGCGCCTGAACGCCTATTGGGCCGAACAGGGCTGCGTGCTGATCCAGCCGCTGGACCTGGAAGTGGGCGCCGGCACCTTCCACCCGGCGACCTTCCTGCGCGCGCTGGGCCCGGAGCCGTGGAACGCCGCCTACGTCCAGCCCAGCCGCCGCCCGACCGACGGCCGCTACGGCGAGAACCCGAACCGCCTGCAGCGCTACTACCAGTACCAGGTGGCGATGAAGCCCAGCCCCGACAACATCGTCGAGCTGTACTTCGACTCGCTCAAGGCGCTCGGCGTCGACCCGCGCGTGCACGACCTGCGCCTGGTCGAGGACAACTGGGAATCGCCGACCCTCGGCGCCTGGGGCCTGGGCTGGGAGGTCTGGCTCAACGGCATGGAAGTCACCCAGTTCACCTATTTCCAGCAGGCCGGCGGCCTGGAGTGCAAGCCGGTGCTCGGCGAGATCACCTACGGCCTCGAGCGTCTGTGCATGTACCTGCAGAACGTCGACAACGTCTACGATCTGGTTTGGACCTACGGCCCGGACGGCACCCCGGTGACCTACGGCGACGTCTACCACCAGAACGAAGTCGAGCAGAGCGCGTACAACTTCGAGCACGCCGACGTGGCCGAGCTGTTCCACCGCTTCGACGCCTGCGAGAAGGAAGCCGCGAAGCTGATCGAGCTCGGCCTGCCGCTGCCGGCCTACGACCAGGTGTGCAAGGCCAGCCACAGCTTCAACCTGCTCGACGCGCGCCGCGCGATCAGCGTGACCGAGCGCCAGCGCTACATCCTGCGCGTGCGCAAGATCGCCCAGGGCGTGGCCGAGGCCTATTACGCGCAGCGCGAGAAGCTCGGTTTCCCGGGCCTCAAGCAGCCCAAGGCCGCTGCCTGACCCGATTCGCCCCTCTCCCGCCCGCGGGAGAGGGCCGGGGTGAAGGCGCCCCGACTCCGCACGCAACACCCCACATTTCCGGCGCCGTCCGCAGGACGCGCAGCGACAGCGCAAAGGCCACCGCATGAGCACGACCCAACCTCTCCTGATCGAACTCGGCACCGAGGAATTGCCGGTCAAGGCCCTGCCGGGCCTGGCCCAGGCCTTCTTCGACGGCGTCCTCGACGGCCTGCACAAGCGCGGCATCGGTTTCGAGCGCGACGGCGCCAAGCCGCTGTACACCCCGCGCCGCCTCGCTGTGCGGCTGAACGCGGTGCAGACGCAGCAGCCGGAGCAGAAGAGCGAAGTGCTCGGCCCCTATCTCAACATCGCCCTCGACGGCGACGGCCAGCCGACCAAGGCGCTGCAGGGCTTCGCCGCCAAGGCCGGGATCGACTGGACCGCGCTGGAGCGCACCAGCGACGCCAAGGGCGAGCGCTTCGTCCACCGCGCGGTCAAGCCCGGCGCCGACACCGCCAGCTTGCTGCCGGAGATCGTGCGCGAGGCGCTGGCGGCGATGCCGATTCCCAAGCCGATGCGCTGGGGCGACCACGACTATGGTTTCGCCCGCCCGGCGCACTGGCTGGTGCTGCTGTTCGGCAAGGACGTGGTGCCGGCGCAGGTGCTGGGCATCGCCAGCGACCGCATGAGCCGCGGCCATCGCTTCATGCACGACAAGCCGGTGTGGTTCAGCGCGCCGGAGGACTATGTCGAATCGCTGCGCAGCGCGCAGGTGCTGGTCGATCCGGACGAGCGCCGCGAGCGCATCGTGCGCGAAGTCGAACAGGCCGCGCGCGGCGCCGGCGGCGTCGCCCGCATCGACGAAGGCATCCTGGAAGAGGTCAACGGCCTGACCGAATGGCCGGTGGCGATCGCCTGCGGCTTCGAGCGCGAATTCCTGCGCGTGCCGCAGGAGGCGTTGATCGCGACCATGGAAGCCAACCAGAAATTCTTCCCGGTGCTCGACGGCGAAGGCCACCTGACCGAGCGCTTCATCGGCGTCGCCAACATCGTCAGCCGCGACGAGAACGAAGTGCGCAAGGGCTACGAGCGGGTGATCCGGCCGCGCTTCGCCGACGCCAAGTTCTTCTACGACGAAGACCTCAAGCAGGGGCTGGCGTCGATGGGCGAGGGCCTGAAGACGGTCAAGTACCAGGACAAGCTGGGCAGCGTGGCCGACAAGGTCGCGCGCGTCGCCGCGCTGGCCGAAGCGATCGCGCCGGCGGCCGGCGTCGACCCCGCACTGGCCAAGCGCGCCGCGTTGCTGTCGAAGAACGACCTGCAGTCGCGCATGGTCAACGAATTCCCGGAGTTGCAGGGCATCGCCGGCCGCTACTACGCCCTGGCCGCGGACGAGAGCGCCGAAGTCGCCGCCGCGATCGACGAGGCCTACATGCCGCGCTTCGCCGGCGACGCGATCGCGCCGTCGAAGCTGGGCCAGGTGGTGGCCATCGCCGAGCGTCTGGACACCCTGGCCGGCGGCTTCGCCGCGGGCCTGAAGCCGACCGGCAACAAGGACCCCTTCTCGCTGCGCCGCAACGCCCTCGGCCTGGCGCGGACGATCATCGAATCGCAGTTGTCGGTTTCGCTGGACGCACTGTTCGCCAAGGCCAGCGCCGCGGTGGTGCCGGTGGTGCATGCCTACCTGGAAAGCATCGAGTCGCCGAAGAAGCGCAAAGACGAAGAGGCGCGCGTGCATCCGTTCCTGCCTGCGGCCGACGGCGGCAACGGCGTCGAGTTCGCGATCGATCTCAACGACTTCACCCGCGAGCGGCTGCGCAGTTACTACGCCGACGTGGGCGTGACCCATCCGCAATTCGAATCCGTCCTCGAACGCGGGTCCTCGGACCTGTTCGATTTCGATCGCCGGGTCCAGGCCATCGTCGAATTCGCCAAACTCCCCGAGGCCGAAGCCCTGGCCGCCGCCAACAAGCGCAGCCGCAACATCCTCAAGAAGATCGAAGGCGCGTTGCCGGAGGCCATCGACGCGGCGCTGTTCGCCGAGCCGGCCGAGCGCGAGCTGGCCGAAGCGGTTGACGCGGCGGCGGCGGACACCGATGCGCTGCTGGCCCAGCGCGACTACGTCGCCGTGCTCGGCCGCCTGGCCCGGCTGCGGCCGCAGGTCGACGCCTTCTTCGACCAGGTGATGGTCAACGTCGATGACGCGGCCGTGCGCAACAACCGCCTGGCCCTGCTCAAGCGCCTGTCCGACCGCCTCGGCAGCGTCGCCGCGATCGAACATCTGTCGATCTGAGCCGCGCCGCTCCCGGGCAGGAGCGGCGTCCCACGGGATTTCCTGCGGTCGCCAGCCGCGACCGCGCTGCGAGCGATCGCGGCGCGGTCTGCGGGCGTGGGCGCGTTCGCATCGACCGTCACATCTGGCACAGATGCGGCGTTCGTTTCGATAAAGCGCGTGGGCCTCACGTGCCCTTAACGCGGACGCAGGCCGCAGGCTTCAAACTGCCCGGAAAAATCCTCAGGCAATACAAGCCGTTGCCGGTTAATCTGACGCATGCCCCCGACCCCCCGCCTGTTACTCGCCGCCGCCCTGTGTTTCGCATCCGTCGGCGCGGCGCAGGCGGCGAAGGTGGAAAAGGTCGACATCCGCGGCCTCGACGAGGCCATGACCCAGAACGTGCGCGTGTCGTTGTCGCTGGTCGACGCGATCGGCAAGACCGTGTCGGGGCGTCGCCTGGGCTATCTGTTGCGTGAGGCCGAGGACGAGGCGCGCGAGGCGCTGGAGCCGTTCGGCTACTACTCCCCGACCATCACCGTGGAAGACTCGCGCGGCAATCGCCGGCGCAGCGAGTCGCAGGCCGGCGACGCAGAAACCGAGCGCGAGGCGGTCGCAGCCGATGCCGCGGCGGCGCCGGAGCCGGCCGCGGAGCGGGCCCCGTCCAGCGCGCCGGTATCGGTGGTGATCACCGTCGACAAGGGCGAGCCGGTCAAGGTGCGCCGCTCCGACGTCGCGATCCTCGGCGCCGGCAGCGACGACCGCTATCTCAATCAGGATCTGGCCGCGTTCCGTCCCGGCCCCGACCAGGTCTTCAATCACGAGCTGTACGAGGCCAGCAAGACCAAGATCAGCCGCCGCCTGGCCGAACGCGGCTATTTCGATGCGGATTTCTCGTCGCGCCGGGTCGAGGTGACCCGGGCCCAGAACGCCGCGGATATCGATCTGGTCTGGACCAGCGGCCCGCGCTACGACATGGGCCCGATCAGCTTCGAGCAGACGCCCAAGCGGATCATCCGCGACAGCCTGCTGCAGCGCCTGGTGTACTGGGAACAGGGCAGCTACTACCACCAAGGCAAGCTCGACCGCTTCCGCGAATCGCTGGCGCGGTTGGATTACTTCTCCAGCATCGACATCGAACCGCAGCCGGACGCGGCGGTCGACGGCCAGGTCCCGGTCAAGGTCACCCTGACCCCGGCCAAGCGCAGCATCTACACCGCCGGCCTGAGCTACGGCACCGACAGCGGCGCCGGCGTGCGCCTGGGCCTGGAGCGGCGCTACCTCAACGATCGCGGCCACAAGGCCCTGGCCCAGGTCGACTACGCGCAGCGGCGCAAGACCGCGACCCTGCAGTACCGCATCCCCGCCTTCGCCTGGGTCGACGGTTGGTACACCTTCAGCCTGCAGGGTTCGGACGAGCAGACCGACTACATCGACACGCGCCGGATCGAACTGGTCGCCAGCCGCAGCGGCAAGATCAACCAGCACTGGACCGCGACCGCCTCGGTGCACGGCCTGCGCGAGCGCTGGGCCTACGCCGACGAGGACGACGACGATCCGACCACGCCGGTCGATTACCGCACCGCGACCTTCCTGTATCCCTCGCTGCGCGCCGAATACATCGACGCCGACGACCGCCTGTACCCGCGCAACGGCATCGGCGCCACCGGCATGATCCGCGGCGGCCTGCAGGGCGCGGGTTCGGACGCCAACTTCATCCAGGCCCACGTCACCGCGCGCTGGTACAAGGGCCTGGGCGAACGCAGCCGGCTGATCGCGCGCGGCGAACTCGGCCATACCTTCACCAACGAACTGGTCGACCTGCCGCCGAGCCTGCGCTTCTACGCCGGCGGCGACCGCAGCATCCGCGGCTACGAATGGCGCGAGGTCGGCCCGCGCATTCCGCCCGGGCCGGACCGCAAAGCCTTCGCGCTCGGCGCTAAGAACGTGATCACCGGCAGCGTCGAGTACGAGCAGTACTTCAACGACAGCTGGGGCGGCGCGGTGTTCGTCGACAGCGGCAGCGCCTTCGACGACACGCCCGACCTGCGCACCGGCGTCGGCATCGGCGTGCGCTGGCGCTCGCCGGTCGGCCCGCTGCGCATCGACATCGCGCGCGGCCTCGACGATCCGGATTCGAACTTCCAGATCTACCTCAACATCGGCGCCGAGTTCTGACCCGGACCCAAGGACGTATCCGCAGCCCATGAGCGAGACGGCGAAAACCCCGGAGCAACTGCTGATCGAGCGGCGCCAGCGCCGTCGCGCGGCGGCCAAGCGCTGGGCCTGGCGCAGCAGTTTCATCGCGGCGACGCTGACCTTGCTGTTCGCGTTCGCGGTGTATTGGCTGATCGCCACCATCGCCGGCCGCGACCTGCTGCTGCGCCAGATCGTGGCCCGCCTGCCGGCCGATTCCAGCTTCACCTGGCGCAGCGCCGAAGGCCCGATGTCGGGGCCGCTGACCCTGCGCGACGTGCGCTTCAGCTACCACGGCACGGTGTTTACCGCCGAACGCATCTACGTCGATCCGGCGCTGCGCCCGTTGCTCGGCCGCAAGCTGCGCCTGGACGCGCTGCAGGTCGAGCAGGCGACGCTGGACCTGGCCAAGAGCGACGAGCCGTTCGAACTGCCGCGTTGGCCGGAGGTCTTGCCGCAGATCGAGCCGCCGCTGGCCGTGCAGGCCGACGACGTGCGCATCGACGGCTTCAAGCTCAGCCAGGAAGGCAAGCCGCTGGTCGACGTGCGTCGCCTGCGCGCCGGTCTCGATGCGCAGGCCGGCCGGCTGCACGTGGAGAAACTCGAGGCCGATACCGACCGCGGACGTTTCACCCTGCATGGGCAATACGAGCCCTACGACGACTTCAAGACCGACCTGGTCGCGACCGCGGTGTTGCCGGCGGGCTTCGGCCGGACGCCGCCGCGGCTGGGCCTGGTCGCACGCGGCGATCTGTCGCGCATGGACGTGGCCCTGGCCGGCGCCGCGCCGGGACCGCTGCGCGCGACCCTGACCCTGCGCGGCAAAGACGATCCGCGATGGCAATTGCGCGCGCGCAGCGACGCGCTCGACATCGGCCTGCTGACCTCGCCCGGCGACGCCCCCGGCGACGCGCCGATGGCGTTGCGCTTCGAGGCCGAAGGCGTCGGCGGCAACGCCGACCTGCGCGGCGAGTTCCGTCAGGGCGAGCTGGCGATCGACGTGCTGCCGTCCAAGGTGTCGCTGAAGGACCAGGTGCTGGACGTGCAGCCGCTGGCGCTGCGCCTGTTCGACGGCACCGCGACCTTGCGCGGCCACGCCGACTTCCGCGACGCCGACAACGGCCAATTCAAGTTCGCGGTCAATGCCCGCGGCCTGACCTGGGGCGGCACCGCGGCGCCGACCACCCTGGCCACGGTCGGCAAGCCCGCCAAGGCGGTCGCCGCGCCGGCGACGCCGGCGGTGACCTTGGAAACCGCCGATCTCGGCTTCGCCGGCACGGTCAAGGCCTGGGCCGCGATCGGCACCGCCAAGCTGGTGCGCGACAAGCAGGCGGCGACGGTCGAGTTCGACGGCCGCGGCGACGACCAGCGCATGACCCTGAAGTCGCTCAAGGCCAGGATGCCGACCGGCCGCCTCGACGCCAGCGGCGACGTGGCCTGGGCGCCGTCGCTGCGCTGGGATGCCAAGGCGACCCTGTCCGGCTTCGACCCGGGCTATTTCGCGCCGGAGTTCAAGGGCGCGGTCGACGGCCAACTGGCCAGCACCGGCACCACCCGCACCGACGGCGGCCTGGAGATCCAGGCCAGCGCCGAACGCCTCGGCGGCCGTCTGCGCGATCGCCCGCTCGGCGGCCGCGGCCGGTTCGCCATGCACGGCGCGGCCAGCGGCAAGACCGGCGACGCCTACGACGGCGACGTCGCCCTCACCCTCGGCGGCAGTCGCATCGACGCCAAGGGCAAGTACGCCCAGGCCATCGATGTCGACGCCACGCTGGCGCCGTTGCAGTTGAACGATCTATTGCCGGGCGCCGCCGGCAGCCTGACCGGCACGCTCAAGCTCAAGGGCGCGGCCGATGCGCCGGACATCGACGCCGACCTCAGCGGCAGCGGGCTGAAGTACGGCGATTACCGCGCCGCCAGCGTCAGCGCCAAGGGCCGCCTGCCCTGGCGCGGCCGCGGCGGCGAACTGATCGTGCGCGCCAGCGACCTCGACGCCGGCCTGGCCTTGTCGTCGTTGAACCTCGACGCGCGCGGCGCGATCGAGGCCTTGCAGCTGCAGGCGCAGGCCAGCAGCGAGGTCGCCGCGCTCGAACTGACCGGCCATGCCGACAAGCGCGGCGCGACCTGGCAGGGCGCCCTGGCTTCGCTGCAACTGACCCCGAGCAAGGGCGCGTCCTGGCGCCTGCAGCAGCCGGCGCAGTTCCGCTGGGACGGCCGCAACGGCGCGCTCAGCAACGCTTGCCTGGCTTCGAGCAGCGGCGGTTCGCTGTGCGCGAGCGCGGATTGGCCGCGGCGCGGCGTGGACCTCAAGGGGCA is part of the Lysobacter firmicutimachus genome and encodes:
- a CDS encoding BPSS1780 family membrane protein, which produces MTQPIRKVPLSHGVQWLLRAVNLGARNPRAIFGAAVLFMAVLYLLAVLLATPARSLAGSADPDMSGIATALIPMFVLLVLALPVLLAGLMHVIREAEAGRPTRARDLFAPLRQHKLSALAGVGLIQIALTLISGALVVWLAGQDYWSQYLEMLRDALSGRVATPPEPEHPGLMMLVQLLSNYFTNAILLIAVPLIMFSGLGLSEAVKRSLGASLWNLGAYLLAAMLFMAAVMISGLIVALVAMVATQIGSLLHPAVGSLLAMVLLIAYGATVLVVLCGTCYFAWRDVFGHEADAAAAAASTPRPGQFEA
- the tatA gene encoding Sec-independent protein translocase subunit TatA, producing MGSMSWIHWVVVLLIVVLVFGTKRLGNIGKDVGEAVKGFKKGMQDDDKPSAQLGDESRRNDSNAASRNDEHTPR
- a CDS encoding lipid-binding SYLF domain-containing protein, translated to MPRALSLSLALSLGLAATSAVAGETEDQRARDAVRVLADIQQIPESSIPDKLFDEARAIVVVPDTLKIGLVVGGRRGHGLVSVKNPDGTWSNPSFVKLTGGSVGFQAGVQSSDIVLVFRGARGLDSIVNGKVTLGADASVAAGPVGRTAAAATDGQLKAEIWSWSRARGLFAGIALDGAALSIDDDANQAVYGEGSTPRMIFEGRAAGQPSTAVVDFRDRLEEASATARANRSAEDQRPALGATVYPESGAAPVAPRAPARERLAPAQPAQPAEPGQPQPFETVPANPAKVEPLP
- the glyQ gene encoding glycine--tRNA ligase subunit alpha, producing MDASDAPTPVQGQDPTPQGLTFQAMIQRLNAYWAEQGCVLIQPLDLEVGAGTFHPATFLRALGPEPWNAAYVQPSRRPTDGRYGENPNRLQRYYQYQVAMKPSPDNIVELYFDSLKALGVDPRVHDLRLVEDNWESPTLGAWGLGWEVWLNGMEVTQFTYFQQAGGLECKPVLGEITYGLERLCMYLQNVDNVYDLVWTYGPDGTPVTYGDVYHQNEVEQSAYNFEHADVAELFHRFDACEKEAAKLIELGLPLPAYDQVCKASHSFNLLDARRAISVTERQRYILRVRKIAQGVAEAYYAQREKLGFPGLKQPKAAA
- the tatC gene encoding twin-arginine translocase subunit TatC, with product MSDADLPPHGDAGDATAEPRLLDHLIELRARLLRGVVGLIVVFLGLLPFANKLYHYLATPLLAKLPAGSQLIAVEVASPFSAPIKLAFFAALMISMPWLLYQAWAFVAPGLYKREKRLALPLLVSALSLFYIGCAFAFFLVLPSVFGFLVKVTPSGVAMMTDINAYLDFVLILFLAFGISFEVPVALVILSLLGWVTPAQLKEGRGYAVVGIFIIAAVITPPDVVSQLMLAIPMCVLYELGIIASRWVASDRDRSEAGDAPGS
- a CDS encoding glutamine amidotransferase, which translates into the protein MNPPFLILETGQPVASMRRHRGFPHWIRVAAGLSRDEAVVVNVEHGEPLPSREGFAGAIVTGSGAMVTDRAEWSERSAQWLREAAHARLPLFGICYGHQLLAHALGGEVGDHPGGREMGTIALELHPSAGEDPLFGGLPAQFPAQATHLQTVLRAPEGATVLARSAHDACHAFRWGERAWGVQFHPEFSATHMRGYVRARQDALRTEGHCPKSIAGAVSATPHARRVLRRFVGHARALHGR
- a CDS encoding RDD family protein — translated: MTAPAGFWPRYAAWSLDAAVVAAATTVLGAPLWSGYCEAMRRGWAAIGRRTAQIMADSALADLNFAGFFRRLLADPALHAALGEVGVAFGALLLGWLLAYAALGAVYEVACVAGPWRATPGKRALGLRVAAADGGRLGAGRAALRYLGGALSWLTLNIGHLVAVAKPEQRALHDRLAGARVDCIDARGMPAWAWAWIGLQLLAALAATAWLSLALQAALEAALDPGML
- the tatB gene encoding Sec-independent protein translocase protein TatB; translated protein: MFDIGFSEVFVIAIVALIVLGPERLPKAARFAGLWVRRARAQWYSVKSELENELADEELKRSLRQAQSDLRDAQAQLRDSGQAMRNEVDELNRRIAAPAGAGATQAPAAEVPPDDAAPASAPPEPARDDAANVAAGDTPLPTHDASSSFDHGHAGAALPDYRPRSPSTTSDDERR